A genomic region of Chitinimonas arctica contains the following coding sequences:
- a CDS encoding outer membrane lipoprotein-sorting protein, with translation MASYRIYSLALALGLCATASAAPDAPPLAQWIKQAETILRGDTSAAIMNMKIKKEAYQRDYDLMVLTDDRSASNKVLIKMLGPALWRGNATVKVDDKISFYDPRNSRVTVMGSSMLGDSWMGSHFSNDDLMRETDLSRHYEYELLQQQAGQEEGLGAVKRYTVKLSPKPTAPVAWGKVIYQLYLDNQQQAYPRQLDYFQRADDAQAARSLVYSELKAMDGKTVPTRLTMRVPAKAGEFTEIEYRKLKFNVKVSADNFGERALQ, from the coding sequence ATGGCTTCGTATCGCATCTATTCCCTCGCGCTCGCGCTCGGCCTTTGCGCCACCGCTTCCGCCGCCCCCGACGCGCCGCCGCTGGCGCAATGGATCAAGCAGGCCGAGACCATCCTGCGCGGCGACACCTCGGCCGCCATCATGAATATGAAGATCAAGAAGGAAGCCTACCAGCGCGACTATGACCTGATGGTGCTGACCGATGATCGCAGCGCCTCGAACAAGGTCCTGATCAAGATGCTGGGACCGGCGCTGTGGCGCGGCAATGCCACGGTCAAGGTGGACGACAAGATCAGCTTCTATGACCCGCGCAACAGCAGGGTCACCGTGATGGGCAGCTCCATGCTGGGCGATAGCTGGATGGGCAGCCATTTCAGCAACGACGATCTGATGCGCGAAACGGATCTGTCGCGCCACTACGAGTATGAGTTGCTGCAGCAGCAGGCCGGCCAGGAAGAAGGACTGGGCGCGGTCAAGCGCTATACCGTCAAGTTGAGCCCCAAGCCGACGGCGCCGGTGGCCTGGGGCAAGGTGATCTACCAACTCTATCTGGATAACCAGCAGCAAGCCTATCCACGCCAGCTCGACTACTTCCAGCGCGCCGACGATGCGCAGGCCGCCCGCAGCCTGGTCTATTCCGAGCTGAAGGCGATGGACGGCAAGACCGTGCCCACGCGTCTCACCATGCGGGTGCCTGCCAAGGCCGGCGAATTCACCGAGATCGAATATCGCAAGCTCAAATTCAACGTGAAGGTGTCCGCCGACAATTTCGGCGAACGCGCCTTGCAGTAG
- a CDS encoding acyl-CoA dehydrogenase family protein produces MDFSLNDQQTAIQREIGELAAQLADPQLQQRDLAGEFSRPLWQVLHRHRFDTLFIERERGGRGYGAFDASLALEALGRHCQDSGLIFGLAAHLCACLQPLLKHGSPAQLDRWLPRIQQGLIGAHAITEPEAGSDVFAMQTRAVREGAGYVINGSKCYITNAPVADFLLVHARTGPGHRYFDFSTFILAANTPGVSISPVPHEKLGLRTAAMGDIRFEHVWVPEQDRIGAEGSGGPIFQVSMDWERTCLFALYLGVMQRQLALCVARSESRHQFGQAIAGYQAVSHKLVDMSLRLESARLALYKSAWQLDQGKPDNGAAAMAKLLVSDACVQNSLAAVQIHAAQGILSGEIERQLRNAMPAQVFSGTSEVLKNNLARQLRLAAAYRQDKDE; encoded by the coding sequence ATGGATTTTTCACTGAACGATCAGCAAACCGCCATCCAGCGGGAAATCGGCGAACTCGCCGCGCAATTGGCCGACCCGCAGCTGCAGCAGCGTGACTTGGCGGGCGAGTTTTCGCGGCCGCTCTGGCAGGTACTGCACCGGCATCGCTTCGATACCCTGTTTATCGAGCGCGAGCGGGGCGGGCGCGGCTATGGTGCCTTCGATGCTTCCCTGGCCTTGGAGGCATTGGGTCGGCATTGCCAGGACAGCGGACTGATTTTCGGCCTGGCCGCCCATCTGTGCGCCTGCCTGCAACCCTTGCTCAAACACGGCAGCCCTGCCCAGCTGGACCGCTGGCTGCCGCGCATCCAGCAGGGACTGATCGGCGCCCATGCCATCACCGAACCGGAAGCCGGCTCGGATGTGTTCGCCATGCAGACCCGGGCGGTACGCGAGGGTGCGGGCTACGTGATCAACGGCAGCAAGTGCTACATCACCAATGCCCCGGTGGCGGATTTCCTGCTGGTGCATGCCCGCACCGGCCCGGGTCACCGCTACTTCGATTTCAGCACCTTCATCCTCGCCGCCAATACTCCCGGCGTCAGCATCAGCCCGGTTCCGCACGAAAAACTGGGACTGCGCACCGCCGCGATGGGCGATATCCGCTTCGAACATGTGTGGGTTCCGGAACAGGACCGTATCGGCGCCGAGGGCAGCGGCGGACCGATCTTCCAGGTTTCGATGGATTGGGAGCGTACCTGCCTGTTCGCCCTCTACCTGGGCGTGATGCAGCGCCAGCTGGCGCTGTGCGTGGCACGGAGCGAATCGCGCCATCAGTTCGGCCAGGCCATCGCCGGCTACCAGGCGGTCAGCCACAAGCTCGTCGATATGTCCCTGCGGCTGGAATCGGCGCGGCTGGCCCTCTACAAGTCGGCTTGGCAGCTGGACCAGGGCAAGCCCGACAACGGTGCGGCCGCGATGGCCAAGCTGCTGGTATCGGACGCCTGCGTGCAGAACAGCCTGGCCGCCGTCCAGATCCATGCCGCGCAAGGCATTCTCAGCGGCGAGATCGAGCGGCAGCTGCGCAACGCCATGCCTGCCCAGGTGTTTTCCGGTACCAGCGAGGTGCTGAAGAACAACCTGGCCCGCCAGCTGCGGCTGGCGGCGGCCTATCGGCAGGACAAAGACGAATAA
- a CDS encoding ABC transporter permease: MTLERKLAIRNLLRNRQRSLLTSVMIIVTVSLMILFQGLSDGGHRAMVDIGIKMGLGHVLVYQRGYNDDPALDRLMRDSVATVEKLRATVPEVQTVVRRLHLNGLIQAGANGVPITLSGVEPAAEQRVSRIADRKSIVSGLSLADLPPRQARHALPGIVIGQQLAGNLEVGVGDRVTLSVKPKNGSDLSREAFQVTGIFKTGMQELDAFWAELDLADAQRLARLDGEVSMLALYLEDVEQVGALAARLAGELPASQYEVLRWDQVAPELHSAVTLDAAGMYLLMVIVFVVVAAAILNTILISVMKRTREFGVMLALGASPGLVVRVVFWEALFLALFCIAVGATLGLAGHYHFATEGLNFREVFGTTLEAGGVLLPDRFYSFIYPGKLLFSLIFVLLLTLLVTIYPAVKASRLAPVEATRYG, encoded by the coding sequence ATGACACTCGAACGCAAACTCGCCATCCGCAATCTGCTGCGCAATCGGCAGCGCAGCCTGCTGACCTCGGTCATGATCATCGTCACGGTCAGCCTGATGATTTTGTTCCAGGGCCTCTCCGACGGTGGCCATCGGGCCATGGTCGATATCGGTATCAAGATGGGCCTGGGCCATGTGCTGGTCTATCAGCGCGGCTATAACGACGATCCCGCGCTGGATAGACTGATGCGCGATTCGGTCGCCACCGTCGAAAAATTGCGGGCCACCGTACCGGAAGTGCAGACCGTGGTGCGGCGCCTGCATCTGAACGGCCTGATCCAGGCCGGCGCCAATGGCGTACCCATCACCCTGTCCGGGGTGGAGCCGGCGGCCGAGCAACGGGTATCGCGCATCGCCGACCGCAAGTCCATCGTGTCCGGCCTGAGCCTGGCCGATCTGCCGCCACGGCAGGCCAGGCACGCACTGCCGGGCATCGTGATCGGCCAGCAATTGGCCGGTAATCTGGAAGTGGGGGTGGGCGACCGGGTGACGCTCAGCGTCAAACCGAAGAACGGTTCCGATCTATCGCGCGAAGCCTTCCAGGTTACCGGCATCTTCAAGACCGGCATGCAGGAGCTGGACGCTTTCTGGGCTGAACTAGACCTGGCCGATGCCCAGCGGCTGGCGCGGCTGGACGGGGAAGTCAGCATGCTGGCGCTCTATCTGGAGGATGTCGAGCAGGTCGGCGCGCTGGCGGCCAGGCTGGCCGGCGAGCTACCCGCCAGCCAATACGAGGTGCTGCGCTGGGACCAGGTGGCGCCGGAACTGCACTCGGCGGTGACGCTGGACGCGGCCGGCATGTATCTGCTGATGGTCATCGTCTTTGTCGTGGTGGCCGCCGCCATCCTCAACACCATCCTGATCTCGGTGATGAAGCGCACCCGTGAATTCGGGGTGATGCTGGCCCTGGGCGCCAGTCCCGGCCTGGTCGTGCGGGTGGTGTTCTGGGAGGCCTTGTTCCTCGCGCTGTTCTGCATCGCGGTGGGGGCGACCCTGGGCCTGGCCGGCCACTACCACTTCGCCACCGAGGGGCTGAATTTCCGGGAGGTGTTCGGCACTACCCTGGAGGCCGGCGGCGTGTTGCTGCCCGACCGCTTCTATTCGTTTATCTATCCCGGCAAGCTGCTGTTCAGCCTGATCTTCGTGCTGCTGCTGACCCTGCTGGTAACCATCTATCCGGCCGTCAAGGCCAGCCGGCTCGCGCCGGTGGAGGCAACCCGATATGGCTGA
- a CDS encoding polyketide synthase, protein MPQASVTQASVAVVGMACRYGGIEHPDAFWQRLQAPAPATEALRRMGPVQAGLAQFGIPPIYRDSINTIQLHLFEMAQQALEQAGLAEGGIDAEFTDVIFCTGFGLNRGYENFARIHAQQLAVEFAAAAVAEGEAETLGGPSAGDPSERLAAQLRQGLQRDFSATSHDKVGEMASSIPARIAAFFKLRGQSMALESLDGAGIQALLAACESLRQGRARAVLLLAAQGVESELMLDVLSSQGIAVRQQGATFAEDGLGGIGEGACALVLKACHAPEPRALAYLDGLYACQPGDEAGLAAQRTALCDRDLVYVDMLRNCCEARYANMLAATAAAVYRSDPLRMCYWGAAQNTTGYTYAASVLTGLVKALLVMRHRQVPPSRTADEPVARRFNDLLNLLLPSQAIPLGEGRIATLVAGEDLRGSAFGVRLSSEFPGAVEAAPAVDRADIAVLGMGACFGQAAGLDEYWDYLVGPADSFSALEGPRFLPQVYRHDDPAEPGSYYIGRASALPLGWLERVQADLAGQGYGAPQLAASTAAQEAAQGLAGRLLGGRVLAVTASNLTLAAEKLAACKYFRLQVEDSLRKTAVMQGLSDAAIRAGLVAVACRLAQQAAHIPALEQLAASGISRLVAEQFGLQAQCVAVEAACAGSLAAIDLAVNSLRAGRCDLALVSGVELPVNINDLCLCSSQRMLAPDLIATFSSEANGFTPGDGAATLVLSRRPLSAGDGPPVRALITALAGCTDSKSMIAPNSEGQIKAMQRALDQVAYDGDHIDFIETHGTGTRIGDQVEIASLARVYRPLPDRSRPLGALKTRFGHCFAAAGMASVIKVVLAMERGWLPANRLRPPINPHLQLAELGFDPLADAQAWPEPVAGPRRAAVNAFGTGGINFHLLLESSPSAATPKEPLDESLFERQRGSLAAARAGGVE, encoded by the coding sequence ATGCCGCAAGCTTCCGTGACCCAGGCGAGCGTGGCCGTGGTGGGCATGGCCTGCCGGTATGGCGGCATTGAACACCCCGATGCCTTTTGGCAGCGGCTGCAAGCACCCGCACCGGCAACCGAAGCGCTACGGCGCATGGGGCCGGTCCAGGCCGGCTTGGCCCAATTCGGCATCCCGCCCATCTATCGCGATTCCATCAATACCATCCAGCTGCATCTGTTCGAAATGGCCCAGCAGGCCTTGGAGCAAGCCGGTCTGGCCGAGGGCGGTATCGACGCCGAATTCACCGACGTGATCTTTTGCACCGGCTTTGGTTTGAATCGCGGCTATGAGAATTTCGCCCGCATCCATGCACAGCAATTGGCGGTGGAGTTCGCCGCTGCCGCCGTGGCGGAAGGCGAAGCGGAAACGTTGGGGGGGCCGTCGGCGGGCGATCCGTCCGAGCGCCTGGCCGCGCAACTGAGGCAGGGACTGCAACGGGATTTCTCGGCCACTTCGCATGACAAGGTCGGTGAGATGGCCAGCTCCATCCCGGCCCGCATCGCAGCATTCTTCAAGTTGCGCGGTCAATCCATGGCGCTGGAATCGCTGGATGGGGCCGGTATCCAGGCGCTGCTGGCCGCATGCGAATCGCTGCGGCAGGGCAGGGCGCGGGCGGTGCTGTTGCTGGCTGCCCAGGGGGTGGAATCCGAATTGATGCTGGATGTGCTGTCCAGCCAGGGCATTGCCGTTCGCCAACAGGGGGCGACGTTTGCCGAGGATGGCTTGGGCGGCATAGGCGAAGGTGCTTGCGCCCTGGTATTGAAGGCTTGCCACGCGCCGGAGCCGCGTGCGCTGGCCTATCTGGACGGCCTCTACGCTTGCCAGCCCGGTGACGAAGCCGGCCTGGCGGCACAACGGACGGCGCTATGCGATCGCGACCTGGTCTACGTCGATATGCTGCGCAACTGCTGCGAGGCACGCTACGCCAATATGCTGGCCGCCACGGCCGCCGCCGTCTATCGCAGCGACCCGCTGCGCATGTGCTACTGGGGCGCGGCGCAGAACACCACCGGCTATACCTATGCCGCCAGCGTGTTGACCGGCTTGGTCAAGGCGCTGTTGGTGATGCGCCATCGCCAGGTTCCCCCTTCGCGCACGGCCGATGAGCCGGTGGCGCGGCGCTTCAACGATCTGCTCAATCTATTGCTGCCCAGCCAGGCCATCCCGCTGGGCGAGGGCCGGATCGCCACCCTGGTAGCCGGCGAGGATCTGCGCGGCAGCGCCTTCGGTGTGCGCTTGAGCAGCGAGTTTCCGGGCGCGGTCGAAGCCGCACCCGCCGTGGATCGGGCGGACATCGCCGTGTTGGGCATGGGAGCTTGTTTCGGCCAGGCGGCGGGTTTGGACGAGTACTGGGACTATCTGGTCGGTCCGGCCGACAGCTTCAGCGCACTGGAAGGGCCACGCTTCCTGCCGCAGGTGTATCGCCACGACGATCCGGCGGAGCCGGGCAGCTATTACATCGGCCGCGCCTCGGCACTGCCCTTGGGATGGCTGGAGCGGGTGCAGGCCGACCTGGCCGGCCAGGGCTACGGCGCGCCCCAGTTGGCGGCCAGCACCGCCGCGCAAGAGGCGGCCCAAGGCCTGGCGGGACGATTGCTAGGTGGGCGGGTATTGGCCGTGACGGCCTCCAATCTGACCTTGGCGGCCGAAAAGCTGGCCGCCTGCAAATACTTCCGCCTGCAAGTGGAAGACAGCCTGCGCAAGACCGCGGTGATGCAAGGCCTGTCCGATGCGGCCATCCGCGCCGGCCTGGTCGCGGTCGCCTGCCGCCTGGCCCAGCAAGCCGCCCATATCCCTGCCTTGGAGCAATTGGCGGCCAGCGGTATCAGCCGCCTGGTGGCGGAACAATTTGGCCTGCAAGCGCAATGCGTGGCGGTCGAGGCGGCCTGTGCCGGTTCGCTGGCGGCCATCGACCTGGCGGTCAATAGCCTGCGGGCCGGCCGCTGCGATCTGGCCCTGGTCAGCGGGGTGGAATTGCCGGTCAATATCAATGACCTCTGCCTCTGTTCCTCGCAGCGCATGCTGGCGCCCGACCTGATCGCCACCTTCAGCAGCGAGGCCAACGGCTTCACCCCCGGCGACGGCGCCGCCACCCTGGTATTGAGCCGCCGTCCGCTCAGTGCCGGCGACGGCCCGCCGGTGCGGGCGCTGATTACGGCCCTGGCCGGCTGCACCGACAGCAAATCGATGATCGCGCCCAATAGCGAAGGCCAGATCAAAGCCATGCAGCGGGCGCTCGACCAAGTGGCTTATGACGGCGACCACATCGACTTTATCGAAACCCATGGCACCGGTACCCGCATCGGCGACCAGGTCGAGATCGCGTCATTGGCGCGGGTCTACCGGCCCCTGCCGGACCGTAGCCGTCCGCTCGGCGCGCTGAAGACCCGTTTCGGCCACTGTTTCGCGGCAGCCGGCATGGCCAGCGTCATCAAAGTGGTGCTGGCCATGGAACGCGGCTGGCTGCCGGCCAACCGCCTGCGGCCGCCCATCAATCCGCACTTGCAGCTGGCGGAGCTCGGCTTCGATCCGCTTGCCGACGCGCAAGCCTGGCCCGAGCCGGTGGCCGGCCCTCGGCGGGCGGCGGTCAATGCCTTTGGCACCGGCGGTATCAATTTCCACTTGCTGCTGGAGTCTTCTCCCAGCGCGGCAACGCCCAAGGAGCCTCTGGACGAGTCACTGTTCGAGCGTCAGCGAGGCTCCCTCGCGGCGGCGAGGGCGGGGGGAGTGGAATGA
- a CDS encoding ABC transporter permease: MNAIARIAFRNLGRNRRRTLITGAGIALGVGMCIAVLGIMEGLSAELINGTTDGQLGHIQVHHPDYLGRRQLLKTVSEAPAVSQRIASQAGVEAVSGRLYGWAYLSFRQRAVGVQLLGVEPGAEGRVTRLPRQIVAGNFLPPAATPWPASHQLSAAQQAHDKALTEQAIANAFDQLERLDGGKETAAPAGLAAQTQAIVEQIAPSPSQPPAVVLGSKLASNLGARPGDLVTLLYENAQGAQLSLMVKVVGISRTGTDLLDRTRTLLHLADLQQMLGLPGQVHELAIRARQPQQAQALAGQLQQLLKDGQPLAVQDWSALRPDILALITSNRMLMGSLVFIVFLIAGSGVLNTMLMSVLERQKELSMMKALGLSAPGVTALVLLETLALTLLASLTGLLLGLGLILYLQQVGWDIRHFGEFSLSGVEVAPVLRARLTAGGLLIPLLAMWVISLLAALHPAIRAARISPALGMRAA; this comes from the coding sequence ATGAACGCCATCGCCAGGATCGCCTTCCGCAACCTGGGCCGCAACCGGCGCCGCACGCTGATCACCGGGGCCGGTATCGCCCTGGGGGTGGGCATGTGTATCGCCGTGCTGGGCATCATGGAGGGACTAAGCGCCGAATTGATCAACGGCACCACCGACGGCCAGCTGGGCCATATCCAGGTCCACCATCCCGATTACCTCGGTCGCCGCCAATTGCTGAAGACCGTGTCGGAAGCGCCGGCGGTAAGCCAGCGCATCGCCTCGCAAGCCGGTGTCGAAGCGGTCAGCGGCCGGCTGTATGGCTGGGCCTATCTCAGTTTCCGGCAACGCGCCGTCGGTGTGCAGCTGCTGGGCGTGGAGCCGGGCGCGGAAGGGCGGGTCACCCGCTTGCCGCGCCAGATCGTCGCCGGCAATTTCCTGCCGCCGGCCGCCACCCCGTGGCCGGCCAGCCATCAGTTGAGCGCGGCCCAGCAGGCGCACGACAAGGCGCTGACCGAACAGGCCATCGCCAATGCGTTCGACCAGCTGGAGCGCCTGGATGGCGGCAAGGAGACCGCCGCACCCGCCGGATTGGCTGCGCAGACCCAGGCCATCGTCGAGCAGATCGCACCATCGCCCAGCCAGCCGCCGGCCGTGGTGTTGGGTAGCAAGCTGGCCAGCAATCTGGGCGCCAGGCCGGGCGACCTGGTGACGCTCTTGTATGAAAACGCCCAGGGCGCGCAATTGTCGCTCATGGTCAAGGTAGTCGGCATCAGCCGCACCGGCACCGACCTGCTGGATCGCACCCGTACCCTGCTGCACCTGGCCGATCTGCAGCAGATGCTGGGCTTGCCGGGGCAGGTGCATGAGCTGGCCATCCGGGCGCGGCAACCGCAACAGGCGCAAGCCTTGGCCGGCCAGCTACAGCAACTGCTGAAGGATGGCCAGCCCTTGGCGGTACAGGATTGGTCGGCGCTGCGGCCGGATATCCTGGCCCTGATCACCTCCAATCGGATGCTGATGGGCAGCCTGGTCTTCATTGTCTTTCTGATCGCCGGCAGCGGCGTGCTCAACACCATGCTGATGAGCGTGCTGGAGCGACAGAAGGAGCTGAGCATGATGAAGGCACTGGGCTTGTCGGCGCCCGGCGTCACCGCGCTGGTGCTGCTGGAAACCCTGGCGCTGACCTTGCTGGCTTCGCTGACCGGCCTGTTGTTGGGGCTGGGCCTGATTCTCTATTTGCAGCAGGTCGGCTGGGATATCCGCCATTTCGGCGAATTCAGCTTGTCCGGCGTGGAAGTGGCGCCGGTCCTGCGGGCCCGCCTGACCGCCGGCGGCTTGTTGATTCCCTTGCTGGCCATGTGGGTCATTTCCCTCCTGGCGGCATTGCATCCGGCCATCCGGGCGGCGCGTATTTCGCCGGCACTGGGCATGAGGGCAGCATGA
- a CDS encoding aminotransferase class III-fold pyridoxal phosphate-dependent enzyme, whose protein sequence is MEKLVGQSVMGKEALLQAAGLLVDFSRAEGDLLYMEDGDEGEGTTPVLDLVGGFGSTLLGHNNSEIRQVLEQCVAAGRPIHVQGSRRGQTAMLRDTLAHSLKQHGGRDYRIVVLNTGTEAVEAALKHAQYEYSRRLQAMAEAATATVRTLQIKLERGELEIDDDFLQQCERVLKQEPLEDLDALLTALAHRNQQAFNRNDFVAAFKGAFHGKTRGSLALTWNRDARLPFIRNNADAVFIDDCAAFEALLQDRRQCYHQFAFAPLRLETKYFNTMSALIYEPIQGEGGIIELSPERRALLLRVKAEHPEVAIIADEIQCGLGRSGSFVESQAQGLPNDYLTFSKSLGGGYAKISALAIAADRYRNEFSMLHSSTFAEDDLSATVAKRTLEIIERDGLPARCAQLGNALLEMLRALQRKWPGVIKDVRGKGAMLGVELHELADHPSAVLASLAQDGMLSMICAGYLLHRRQIRVLPSLGKRGVLRLEPSAYFRPEYIQQVHDGLDALCRELAGEDVSGLLAYLIEPGKSGSQPLPAAAPLAHPRREPDGGEAMEKVGFIAHLIDSASLVEWDPSLAAFDEEQLGRLREQIQAALEPQRIVRRQVRSPLGKQVEIVLYGILMDAETIEDDIRFNKSDSIRKQVLSAYELARQDGCSMVGFGGYTSIVTANCSEFDHQFPAVTSGNALTVATSLATLRHTAQAHGLDLAEAHVAVVGATGNIGMVHAALVAHECARLSLVGRTGAASRLAAVAEYVLLDLSEHADGEATHGGPFKQRFVQHYQRALRDGADAVQARASAFDCLMAEGRLVCSEETSACRQADIVVSASNSSKPFLDASHFADHKPVLISDIAIPGDVVRDLPSQANGLRLIRGGVVGLPHNPEFDLPGIQLGRGQVYACAGETLLLGLAGIKSDFSKGAVTTRQVREIEALARMHGFELHKEKLVSVF, encoded by the coding sequence ATGGAAAAGCTGGTCGGTCAAAGTGTGATGGGTAAGGAAGCGTTGTTGCAGGCCGCCGGCTTGCTGGTGGATTTCAGCCGGGCCGAGGGCGACCTGCTCTATATGGAGGACGGCGACGAGGGCGAAGGCACCACGCCGGTGCTGGATCTGGTGGGGGGCTTCGGTTCCACCTTGCTGGGGCATAACAACAGCGAAATCCGCCAGGTGTTGGAGCAGTGCGTGGCGGCCGGCCGGCCCATCCACGTGCAGGGTTCGCGGCGCGGCCAGACCGCCATGCTGCGCGATACCTTGGCGCACAGCCTGAAACAGCATGGCGGGCGCGACTATCGGATTGTCGTGCTCAATACCGGCACCGAGGCGGTGGAAGCGGCGCTCAAGCATGCCCAGTACGAATACAGCCGCCGCCTGCAGGCGATGGCAGAGGCGGCGACGGCCACCGTGCGGACCTTGCAGATCAAGCTGGAGCGGGGCGAGCTGGAAATCGACGACGACTTTCTGCAGCAATGCGAACGCGTGCTCAAGCAAGAGCCGCTGGAAGATCTGGATGCCCTGCTGACCGCGTTGGCGCATCGCAACCAGCAGGCTTTCAACCGCAACGACTTCGTGGCCGCCTTCAAGGGCGCTTTCCACGGCAAGACCCGTGGCTCGCTGGCGTTGACCTGGAACCGCGACGCCCGGTTGCCGTTTATCCGCAATAACGCCGACGCGGTATTCATAGACGACTGTGCCGCTTTCGAAGCCTTGCTGCAGGACCGGCGCCAGTGCTACCACCAATTCGCCTTCGCCCCGCTGCGCTTGGAGACCAAGTACTTCAACACCATGTCGGCGCTGATCTACGAACCCATCCAGGGCGAGGGCGGCATCATCGAATTGAGTCCCGAACGGCGTGCCCTGCTGCTGCGCGTCAAGGCCGAGCATCCCGAAGTGGCCATCATCGCCGACGAGATCCAATGCGGCCTGGGCCGCTCCGGCAGCTTCGTGGAAAGCCAGGCGCAAGGTCTGCCGAACGATTACCTGACCTTCTCGAAATCGCTGGGCGGGGGCTACGCCAAGATATCGGCCCTGGCCATTGCCGCCGATCGCTACCGCAATGAATTCAGCATGCTGCACAGCTCGACCTTTGCCGAGGACGACTTGTCGGCCACCGTGGCCAAGCGCACGCTGGAGATCATCGAACGCGATGGCCTGCCGGCCCGCTGCGCCCAACTGGGTAACGCCTTGCTCGAGATGCTGCGGGCCTTGCAGCGCAAATGGCCCGGGGTGATCAAGGATGTGCGCGGCAAGGGCGCCATGCTGGGTGTCGAGTTGCACGAGCTGGCCGACCATCCGTCCGCCGTGCTGGCCAGCCTGGCCCAGGACGGCATGCTGAGCATGATATGCGCCGGTTATCTGCTGCACCGCCGGCAGATCCGCGTCCTGCCCTCATTGGGCAAGCGAGGCGTGTTGCGCCTGGAGCCATCGGCCTATTTCCGGCCGGAGTACATTCAGCAAGTGCACGACGGCCTCGATGCCCTTTGCCGGGAGCTGGCCGGCGAGGATGTATCCGGCCTGCTGGCCTATTTGATCGAACCGGGCAAGTCCGGCAGCCAGCCCCTGCCGGCAGCCGCGCCGCTGGCCCATCCACGGCGCGAGCCGGATGGCGGCGAAGCGATGGAAAAGGTCGGATTTATCGCCCATCTGATCGATAGCGCCAGCTTGGTGGAATGGGACCCTTCCCTGGCCGCCTTCGACGAGGAGCAGCTGGGCCGCCTGCGCGAGCAGATCCAGGCAGCGCTGGAGCCGCAGCGCATCGTCCGCCGTCAGGTACGCTCGCCCTTGGGCAAGCAGGTGGAGATCGTGCTGTACGGCATCCTGATGGATGCCGAAACGATCGAGGACGATATCCGCTTCAACAAGTCCGACAGCATCCGCAAGCAAGTACTGAGCGCTTATGAGCTGGCTCGCCAGGATGGCTGTTCCATGGTCGGTTTCGGCGGCTACACCTCCATCGTCACGGCCAACTGCAGCGAGTTCGACCATCAGTTCCCGGCCGTCACCTCCGGCAATGCGCTGACCGTGGCCACCAGCCTGGCTACCCTGCGCCACACCGCCCAGGCGCATGGCCTCGACCTGGCCGAGGCGCATGTGGCGGTGGTGGGCGCTACCGGCAATATCGGCATGGTGCATGCCGCCCTGGTCGCCCATGAATGCGCTCGCCTCAGCCTGGTGGGCCGGACGGGCGCCGCCTCGCGCCTGGCGGCGGTCGCCGAATATGTCCTGCTCGACCTGAGCGAACACGCCGATGGCGAAGCGACCCATGGCGGCCCTTTCAAGCAACGCTTCGTGCAGCACTATCAACGGGCCTTGCGCGATGGTGCCGATGCGGTCCAGGCCCGTGCCTCCGCATTCGATTGCCTGATGGCGGAGGGACGGCTGGTGTGCAGCGAGGAGACGAGCGCCTGCCGGCAGGCCGATATCGTCGTCAGTGCTTCCAACAGCAGCAAACCCTTCCTGGATGCCAGCCATTTCGCCGACCACAAGCCGGTGCTGATCAGCGATATCGCCATTCCCGGCGATGTAGTGCGCGACCTGCCCAGCCAGGCCAACGGTCTGCGGCTGATTCGCGGCGGGGTGGTGGGTTTGCCGCACAATCCCGAGTTCGACCTGCCCGGCATCCAGCTCGGCCGTGGCCAGGTCTACGCCTGCGCCGGTGAAACGCTGCTGCTGGGGCTGGCCGGGATCAAGTCGGACTTCAGCAAGGGCGCGGTCACTACCCGCCAGGTGCGCGAGATCGAAGCCCTGGCGCGTATGCACGGCTTTGAACTGCATAAGGAAAAACTGGTGAGCGTGTTTTGA